One window from the genome of Pseudomonas sp. L5B5 encodes:
- a CDS encoding DUF3325 domain-containing protein → MLLALLLCYAGFTGLCLSLDRHHGELLGGKPSLLRRHGLRLGGWLLLGLSLVAAVQATGWSLGLVQWCAVLMCSALLLVLLLPYRPRLVLSMAGASLLASPLAALAQF, encoded by the coding sequence ATGCTCCTGGCCCTGTTGCTCTGTTATGCCGGTTTCACCGGATTGTGCCTGTCCCTGGACCGGCACCACGGCGAGTTGCTGGGCGGCAAGCCATCCCTGCTGCGCCGTCACGGCTTGCGCCTGGGCGGCTGGTTGCTGCTGGGCTTGTCCCTGGTGGCCGCCGTGCAGGCCACTGGCTGGAGCCTGGGATTGGTGCAGTGGTGCGCGGTGCTGATGTGCAGCGCCTTGCTGCTGGTACTGCTGCTGCCCTACCGTCCGCGGCTGGTGCTGTCGATGGCGGGGGCCAGCTTGCTGGCCAGCCCGCTCGCGGCCCTGGCCCAGTTCTG